The Schistocerca gregaria isolate iqSchGreg1 chromosome 1, iqSchGreg1.2, whole genome shotgun sequence genome includes a window with the following:
- the LOC126356297 gene encoding uncharacterized protein K02A2.6-like isoform X1, with translation MDNATSRWYPRRGGHCTWQDTVTQIEHMTSQCHTCAGNQSTRKFSAWPKSLSSWQHVHTDFAGPFRNIRWLIVVDSYSKFPIAVPMNSAMSHSTVQALFSIFCLEDLPEAIVSDNGPQFTSNKSETFCECNGIQHLTSAPFHSQTNGKVERFVRTFKQQMAKCCITPTRDQALQLLLISYHSHPQDGPSLAELLHGCHHWTLFHLLQPPQHLALKEGLKYPFALHDIVFFWVFSSSRRWVKDSRILRTAQPQQPPEGVIITQHDDPMEVEPSPPLPPLILAMELDPSSYRWS, from the exons ATGGACAATGCTACTTCAAGGTGGTACCCTCGGAGAGggggacactgtacttggcaggataCAGTAACACAAATAGAACATATGACATCACAGTGTCATACATGTGCGGGAAATCAGTCCACcagaaaattctctgcttggcctaagtcactATCATCATGGCAACATGTGCACACAGACTTTGCGGGTCCTTTTCGGAacattcgttggttgattgtggtagactcttatagcaagtttcctattgctgtgccaatgaactcggcaATGTCACATAGCACAGTTCAGGCATTGTTCTCTATTTTTTGTCTCGAAGATTTGCCTGAAGCCATAGTGTCAGACAATGGCCCTCAATTCACGTCAAATaaatctgaaacattctgtgaatgcaatggcatacagcatctaactagtgcaccattcCATTCCCAGACAAATGGCAaagtggaacgttttgtcagaaccttcaagcagcagatggccaaatgtTGCATCACacccaccagggatcaagcattgcaactgcttCTCATCTCCTATCATTCTCATCCACAAGATGGACCATCGCTGGCAGAATTGCTTCACGGCTGCCACCATTGGACGTTGTTCCACCTGcttcaacctcctcagcatctggcACTGAAGGAAGGCCTCAAGTATCCCTTCGCGCTGCACGATATTGTGTTTTTCTGGGTTTTTAGCAGCAGCAGACGGTGGGTGAAAG attcacggatcctgaggacagcgcagccacagcaaccaccagagggtgtcatcatCACACAGCACGATGACCCCATGGAGGTGGAGCCTtcacctcctctgcctcctctcatccttgcgatggagctggacccatcatcctaccgatggagctga